The following is a genomic window from Vitis vinifera cultivar Pinot Noir 40024 chromosome 6, ASM3070453v1.
TAATCCCATTTCGTTAATAACTTAATACATGTAACGTGGAAAAAACCAACCTCAATTTGTTAATCATTCACCAGGCCGGTCCATCTGCAGGATCAGAAGAAGAGAAGGCAGAGGTGGTGAGGAAGATGCATGGTGCAGCTTCAATAGTTGTCCTGATTCTGATGGTGGTCAGCCTGAGCGACCCAGTTGTCACAGAGAAGGTGCACGCCAGCGTCAAGAATAGACTAGGAAGTGGGAGGAATATGAAGGTGCACTGCCAATCCAAAGACAATGATCTGGGCGAGCAGGTAGTGACAGATGGGAGTGAATTTGGGTGGGACTTCTCTGTTAATGCATGGGGAACCACATTATTCTACTGCGACACGGAGTGGGAAAAAGTACAGGGCTATCATTTTGATGCATATTCCTTTGAGAGGGACTATGTTCGATGTGAGTCTCAATGCGCTTGGCTGATTTCAGAGGAAGGCATCTATGCTTTGAATGGGATTACTGGATTCTGGGAATTTTTTTACGGTTGGTCTGATTGATGTATCTATTTTCTGTACATATACATGCAATCTTATAGCTCAACTTTGTCACTCACACGTGGTCAAAGTACTTCATTTTTGTTTCACTAGTGTTTGCTAACTCAAGGCACGGCTAGCTCCTTCTCATTTTGCAAAAAGTTACATAGCTTGACGCCGAACATGTTGAACAAGTTAGAAGCCTTTTCCGTATAGGAATGACAATGAGACGggtttaacaaatttttttgaacctttttcaaattcatttatctttatttcaaattcatcgTAGAGAcaggcgagtaccaaaaaatatacCGTATTATGATACCTAATTTCAGTGTATCATTAGCCTTTCATTTCTACACCTTGTCTCTCAACTCTGCTATTGTGTGGGCCACTTTGTCTCTCTGTGCTGCTTCTGTTGGGCCTAACCCATGAGTTCTGAGATTGGGTTTGCCTATCCATCCTGTCCCTTGCCAATGGGCTTCAGTTCACACCCAATTTtgtctttcaaaatttcaaattttttttttttttgtgagacaATTTCTTAATTATGATATTATctagtaaaaaaatataatcgtTGTATGTGTCTCAGgagataatttttcttttgggttggGCCTTTACTCATGGACTTTCCTAGTCGTTACAAGATGGGTTGAGACTTGATAATTACATGAGATAATGAACCCTACAATCTTGAGAACATTTGGCTCCTTGTTTTTCACTTGATCTTTAGAGTTACAGCTTGAAGAAGGCTGCCTCTCATAACCATCTCCGTCGATGTAAACCAAATGACAATTCGACttcttttcataaatatttgatttattataaaaattttattataaaaataaaagacaagactatgtttggttggtgTAGGataagatatataaattttaggATATTATATTCATTAGATAGGAAGTGCAATTTTAGGATATAATTTTTAATGGGATATTATATTTCTAGATATTAAATtcaatggaaattacttatacAAAGGATATATAATGCtatacttatatttaatttgtaaaatgaataaaaaaattaaaagaaatagatatta
Proteins encoded in this region:
- the LOC100253389 gene encoding self-incompatibility protein S1, producing the protein MAFARSEEEKAEVVRKMHGAASIVVLILMVVSLSDPVVTEKVHASVKNRLGSGRNMKVHCQSKDNDLGEQVVTDGSEFGWDFSVNAWGTTLFYCDTEWEKVQGYHFDAYSFERDYVRCESQCAWLISEEGIYALNGITGFWEFFYGWSD